Part of the Zonotrichia albicollis isolate bZonAlb1 chromosome 2, bZonAlb1.hap1, whole genome shotgun sequence genome, GAAGCAACTTGCAAGAAAAGATGTTACCTTACAATTTCAACCAGTTCAGGGGAAATGtcgggggattttttttccccagcctcttGCAATTGCTTTTCATCTATGCTGGATTTTAGTGCAAGTAATTAAATTGTTTGATATCCAGCATGGCTCCTCTTTCTGCCAATCAGGTAAGCAATCAAGACAATTAGAACAAGACCAGCAAGGGCTGCACCAACTATTATAGGGATCAGCATGTTATTTTCATCCAATTGACATTCTTCCactaaagagaaagaaaaagatccACGTTAGGTACTAGTGCACCAACAGAAGGCTACATGCAGAACTTCAGCATTCTGCTCTCAGCATGTCAATAAAACTGGCTCAGCTAGCTTGTCAACAGTGAAAAGGAAGCCAGGTCCCCTAACTATGATCATTCAGGATGAAGTCTTTCCAGCACCAGTTGTATACACAATATGGAGATTATACTGATTGTTTCCTCCTCAAGAGCTGTTAGTTATACACAAATTTAGCCATCATAAATATCCACATGACCCTTCCCACAGTTATTTTGCTTTCATCATAGTCACAAGGGACAGGTTTGCCCCTTTCACACAACTGTCTGCACACAGTTTGGAGGGAAAGGTAGCACCCTTCCTTAACTCTTCTCTGGACCATCAGGAACAAGTCCAAGTTGTTTCCCAGCTTTTTACATACTTCTCCCACTAGCCTCAACTTGGACATCTTAATCAGCCCCCACATCATCTGTAGTGGGGCATGCAGAGGCTAAGCATAGCACCCACAAGCTGACATTTGACTACAGAATGTTGTATTTATATCCAAGTATACTTCACAAATCTTGGATATTTGACAGGGGCTGCCAAATGCAAACCTCTTACCTGGCCCAAATTTGTCTCCATCAATCTTGAAAATCTGGACCTGAACATTGAACACATTGAGAAGGGCTTGGTCCGAGACCTGCAGATTCTCCTCAGAGCTGCACTTGTAGGAGTTCCCTACTGAAGCCCTCAGCTCACTCATACTGTTGTTTGATGCTTCAAATTTTGGATCTGTGTAAGAGAAACTCTTATTAATATCTTATTAAGAGAAACTCAATCAATTATATAAATCTGAAGAGCAGGAGCTATAAGCTCATAGAACCACAATTTGATACATTCATCCCCAACATTTCTCATACATTATTTAATGCAGGCTACCCTTAACATTTAAAGAAGTAGTCACAGAGAGAAGATTTTTTTAGAAGTCCTTACTTTTTGCTTCAGAAGGCAGGGTTGTGCTTACACTCACACCTTGCAGGAAGAATTTTTCAGCACTTGcattcttaaaaaaaacacaaaaaccaacaaatcAGTAGTCATTTAGGATGATGATGTACAAAATAAGCTGTTCAGGTTCCAATCTGCATGCAttttcagaaaggtttttaaaatGTAGACCACAAATGGGATTAGCATCCAGAGGAGATGTTTAGTTGGACTTTAGTAGAGAAAAGCTACAAAAAGTATGCACCTTAAGGAAGATTATTTTGTGAGAGGGCAAAGAGCCAGAGAAAGGAGGCCTTGACAGCCCCAAACTGTTGAATTCCACACTGCAGGCATAGTCCCACCCATTGCTTAAGCAGCCTACTTGCAGTGAGCTGTGGGGTCATTTAATAGCAACAGCTCAACGTGATCAGCATAAAAAGGAGCATGAAGCTCTGACAAACAGTGGATTCAGTCCTCAAAGGTATGCAGCTCAATACAgcacctggggcagggctgtgggaaacAGCATTCCCAACCATCACAGGAGACCAGAAGACAAGCACACTTGGCCTTTGGGCACAGAATATTAATGAGAACTTAAACCCAGCTCCAGGCTTAAAATTAGATTAGATGCCCACTTGTCACAGGCTGCTCCCAGTTTCAGCAAGAAGCCTTAAAGAGTAAGCAACACAATCTTCAAGGAAGTTCCCACTCCAAACAAAATACTTTTCTGTGTACGTGTGCATATATACACAAACACATTCTTTTCACACAATGGTAACCATGCATAAAACCCACTGAATCCTAGTATTAAAACCAAAGAACTAGTTATTCTCCTTGTATCtgtcttttttcctcttgcccTTGCCCCAGTTACTTTTCCCACATGGAAAGTGCTGCAGACCGTTGTTGCAGAGATTCTTACCAAGGCAAACTGGAAGATAACCCTCGTTTTCTCAAAAGTCAGGTTCAACAAGGCAGATGTATTGTCACATCTCCCAGAAGAAGTTGTATTCTGTGGTATGAAATTCAGCAACTCCAAAGCCATCTGTGAGAGAAGAGGAGCAATTATGACACTTGAGGGGACTGAGCACAACACCTTGCACTCAGctgaggtgtggctgccttgTGTCTGGTGCCCACAGTTGCGtttgccctgtgctccagaccccagGGCAGACCTGTGCAGGCTGCACCTGAGCTACCAGGCTGACACACAGCTAACAAAGGGCACATCCAACAAAGCTTTCTGCAGCCCTGACTGGCTGCAGGCAAGAACCCAACTGCTTTCTCCACACAAACTGCTTGGGTCCTTGTGGCATaagaaaaaacaagaacaaCCACTCCACACAGAGGGCAAGATGCTATAAAATATTGCTTTGACATAAGGTAGAAGCAATTAAGGGGACCACCTGTCAGCAAATCATCTTGCATGTCATTTCAGTTCAAAATGTTTTACTTTTGTCCATGGTTCATGATTTTATACTGTCTTGCATCTGCAGAAGGCTGTGGGTTAAATGCCACTTGCCAAACAATTAAATAGAAACCCTTTCAGTAGCTCTTAGCTGATCCTCATGTGACCAGAAAACCTACCTGTCACCTCCTCACTGGTCATTACACAAGAAATCAGCTCTTCCATCAGAAGCAGAACACCAGAATCAGGGAATTTCACACAATTAAGGTGGCTAGAACACAGTTACCATCACAACAAGCCACTGTACAGCCACACACCACCTATAAGTGATCATGATTTTACCTTTCAGTCATCAACATCATAAATAAATGCAGTAGCACTGTTTCCTTTTAGGACTCTGGGTTTGTCCATAGGGCTGGCAAGCCAGGCTCTGCACCAACAGTGGAGGGAAAGAATTTGTGCAAGGGCTGGATCTTACATATACCttgtattttttctctctttttaaaaatattattaaaatcaGATGTTATGTAGCTTTTAAGCATCAAAGTCAAACCCAAATGTCTTCAGTGCTGGCTGGAAGGTAATTAAGTCAGAAGCCTGTTCAGTTTTACAGTAGTAATTTTCCCTTCTACTAGTCATTCATTCTTTCTATACCTCTGGCCAAATTTCTGTATTTAACAGTTTAAAAATCTTGTTTTGATTGCAACTTTGATAACAGGATTCCCCTAGTCATATCTTGGTAATTTTTACTACTTCTCTTAAATGACCATATATACACTTCCTGGATTCAACAGACCAGTTTAATGCTGCTTTTAGTGAATGGAATAATCCTTAAGAACCACTTTCAGTACAAGTGTTTGGAATGTCACTAGTCCAGAGCAGGTTAAGCAATTCAAATAGAGGACAATGATAGATGAACACAAACACCTGGGCttctaaaagaaaaaggttAGCTTATAATAATTTACCAACTCTTCCCCAAAGAAGAAATCGGAAGGttttgaagaaacaaaaatcaaaatgtaccttttcatttttctttggaTAGGTGACATTAAGCTGTAAGCCCATGTAGGCCAGTACACAGGTTCCATTTGGACCAGTCACATTGTATTTACCaactgtgggatttgggggtgatgATGTTGGTGTTGGGCCAGCTGTTGGAACCTGGCCAGTAGTCTGTTTAGGAGTTGTAGGTGCCATAGTAGTAGTAGAGACCATATCTTCAGCACATTCTGTCtctgcagagaaaggaaaacactcATTACCAAACAAAATGAAGCTGTGGATGATCCACCTTCTTAATCCTCGAGGGAAAGACAACACAATTTCAAGTAGCTTTTTTCCTAACAGAACATAATAAAAGCTCAGAAACACAACAGTAAAGCATTACCTAAAGTCTTGTTGCAAAGTCTGACACCCTTTTAAAGCATGGCATGAGGAAATTACACCTCTGCTGGTAATTTACTGAAATTCATGGGGACCACATCCACTTTCATTCACATCCATCATTTCTCTTTGCCATCAGGTCAGGGTAAATCTGACAGACCCAGCATTCCTGCTGTTCCAGTGTTCCTGCTGTCTgttcacagccaggctgggatccCTATCACACACTCTGGGCACTTGTGTGGGAGAAGCAGAGGAAGAGTCCTGCTCACTGTTCAAAGTGGTCTCCCAGATGTGTTCTCCTTCCCCTCACTCTCATTATTCTGGCAATAACCAGAGTAGCCTTAATATATTGCTCTGGCTCTTCTGTCCTTAGGGGGGGATTCTAAGACTGCTTCTGATGCCAAGTTTTCTGCTGTATCCTCTCACATCCATCCTCCCTTCAGTCCTGCATAAGGAGTCACCCTCCACGGGGTTAACAAGGCTGTGAAGGTGTGCAAGTTCACTTTCTCTTTTCATCCAGTCCAGCAGCAACTTCCAAGGGAACAGTGACTCTGATTTATTTGCCAGACTAGTTGGAAACATGTGGCAGCAAGATCTTAACTTGATCTGGGAGCCAAGAAGGTTCCTGCATTGAACATCTAAGCCAAAATCAAAGGTCATAACAAAGACATTACTCAAGTAGAGACTTCCATGTTCCAAGCCAAGGTCATCTCCACATGCCAGGGATAACAACTTGCAACTTTTTAAGGACAACAGCAACTGCAGCAACAATCAACTCTCACTCAAAGGGCCTACTTCTAAAATTTAATGCATACATATTTCACGGATACAAGACAACTAATAAATAGCCTTAAACAGTTTAAGCAGCTCAATTTTTGATTATGGCTCAGACAGAAGAACTCTAATCACACCCTCTGAAGTCACACACACTCCAACATAGCATGCTTTCCTATTTCTACTCCACTCCTGGAAAGTCCAAGAGCAGAATGAAGGTGGATGAAGAAGGAGTAATCCTGTATTTTATAGACTGATACTGGTCTGATCCCAAAATCATTTTCTAACAAACCAAAAAGCATCTTTCTGGGCACTTCAAAGGAGAACTACCCTCTATCTGCAAGACCTCAACACACAGAGGCTCTTCTTTAACTTGGCAGGGATGGAAACAACAAAATCACATTGAGTGGAAGTCTGGCCTAGTTGGAGTTTTGATACATTATTTTTACTGAACTGATTTAGAGCAGTTTCTAGTAGCTCTTCAGGACAGAACAAAAGATGAGACAAATCCTTATGTCTTTTATTGACAGTTAGAGGAAAGCAGCTGGCAAAACTACCAACACAGAGGAAAAGGAAGTGTCCTTTCAGAGCTGCAGATAACCACTACCATCCCCTCAGTCACTAACTTCTAGTACACTGACAGAGTCACAATTTCCAGTTATGCAGATGCACTGAATATTGATCCTTCTTCCCTTCAGTGAGCCTTGTACCAATCACCCGCAGAAATATCCTTTCATTAAAGATTTGCAGAGAACAGAAAAACATTAAGGAAAAATTCCAGATCTGAAGTTTATCAATAACGAGCTGCCTAAGGGACAGGGGAAGGCACAAGCCTACAAGAATGGAACCAGAGGATTATATACAAGAAGATCTTAAtgtcttaaaaagaaaagtattaCACAGTAGGGAGATTTCACTGAAGTTTTGTAGAagcaaaaatcagcttttcccAGTATCATATCTTATGTTAAACCTGCTGATAAACAATCACTTATCATACTTAACTGCTAAAACAATCAGATCAAAGttccataattaaaaaaaaaatagttctgAAGACTCCAGAAATAGAAACCAGGGtttggtgtgggtttttttaagcatAAATGTAGGTACACATCTTTACTGCAAACTAGTTCACTGAATGGAAAAGTTTGATCAAGGGAATGATACATACAAATCTGAGCCAGTCATGTGAAGCAGCCATAAAAGAAGTCAATGCCACTATTACCATGCATCAGGTAaggcatttttcacagaaatgggACAAGGTGGAGATACTCCAGTAGAAGGCACTTGTTCATTGTAACCATTCCATGCTAGCACTGGCTACCCTAATTTTTAATATTAGTTTCAACTCAGCAGGTACATAAATGGGATGAACAGCTGAAGGAAAGTTCTACATCCCAGGGAAAATGAAGATTCTAAAAGCAGGGCAAAGACTTATCACTCCTTAAGACAGTATGGGTAATCAGTTTATACAGCTCTTTTGTGTCTGAAGACTGCTGCCACAAAAGCAAAGGACATAAACACACCAGGAAGCAATTGGCCTTTAATAGTTTGAAATAAAATTCCACACTACTtttcaatacaaaaaaaatcaggataaaaACCTTAGTGGTTgtctctgaaggagaaaaaccTGACTTTTACAGCTGACATAAAACCTCCTGTAGGAAGATGTATGTTTCTGCTCTCTACAGACCAATTCTCTACTGTCTGCCGTTATTTCACTAATTTTCCCCAGAGCACAGAGTAACTAGTTCAAATTACTCTGGTAGAGGCCATAATGCTTGGAAATTATCAGATACTTCTTAAACTAGGATTTTGGCCCTGTGCCCACTCAATCTACTGCAGCATGTGTTAAACACCCATACTCATGAAGAGCCCAGCACAATACCCATGGGAACCCAGGGCACTGTCCCCTAGCCACAGACTCTGACATCCTACAGAGAAAACCTGAGGCAAGTCCATTCATTTCAAAAGATGCTGTTGTCAGAGTTTTAGATCCAGTACTCACCTTAAATATGATTAGTCAGGACTTACAAAGAAATAACCTATTATTTGAAATATTAGCTCATCAAGTTCATTTTCTGTTACAAGATACTCACTGTTCACACTGAAAGTGCCATTTGTGAGATAGGCTTCCAAAGTGACATTGGTAAAAGTAACATTGGCAGTCTTCATATTGATGTGCTTGGAGTTGATGCATCTGTATTTTGTGCCCATGTGTGCCTGAATGAC contains:
- the LAMP1 gene encoding lysosome-associated membrane glycoprotein 1, whose protein sequence is MARGLLAAAALLGFLQASSSFEVKDSSGKVCIIADLTVAFSVEYRVSGQKELVHFFLPQNASVDSQSSCGKDNASHPVLVLDFGAGHSLSLNFSESADKYQVEELVFHYNLSDATLFPNSSTVGMKTVSHKSVIQAHMGTKYRCINSKHINMKTANVTFTNVTLEAYLTNGTFSVNKTECAEDMVSTTTMAPTTPKQTTGQVPTAGPTPTSSPPNPTVGKYNVTGPNGTCVLAYMGLQLNVTYPKKNEKMALELLNFIPQNTTSSGRCDNTSALLNLTFEKTRVIFQFALNASAEKFFLQGVSVSTTLPSEAKNPKFEASNNSMSELRASVGNSYKCSSEENLQVSDQALLNVFNVQVQIFKIDGDKFGPVEECQLDENNMLIPIIVGAALAGLVLIVLIAYLIGRKRSHAGYQTI